A DNA window from Helianthus annuus cultivar XRQ/B chromosome 15, HanXRQr2.0-SUNRISE, whole genome shotgun sequence contains the following coding sequences:
- the LOC110894246 gene encoding protein OPAQUE10-like gives MAVDNSSSSPSFRELDDVFLQSQARIWLGEVLRTRFDEQISIGDLLSDGEMFTRRRDCHLQEAFTITTKCRSMATTPENPICSVLDT, from the exons ATGGCTGTTGATAATTCATCTTCTTCGCCTAGCTTCCGTGAGCTTGATGATGTGTTTTTGCAG TCTCAAGCAAGAATATGGCTTGGAGAAGTGTTGCGCACAAGATTCGATGAGCAAATAAGCATAGGTGACCTACTTTCTGATGGGGAGATGTT CACTAGGAGGCGTGATTGTCACCTTCAGGAAGCTTTCACCATCACCACTAAGTGTCGCTCAATGGCCACTACACCCG AGAATCCTATCTGTTCAGTTCTCGATACCTGA